From Spirosoma aerolatum, one genomic window encodes:
- a CDS encoding SusD/RagB family nutrient-binding outer membrane lipoprotein, with protein MKRLTLLALLLSLITMSSCEKYLDINRDPSNPQIAEGYVLLPPMFAQMAFGEQFDSRFIGKYIQNWSEATANNNWDRMGYDAGSDNAGMIWRMNYWNLGQNIQLMIDDAKAKQKWDYSGVAKAIFAWSWQTTTDYHGEIVLKEAFEPNRYVFDYDKQEDVYAYVKQLANDALTDLNRTDGAVSQASLARGDLVYGGDRTKWIKFTYGVLARNAHHISNKSSYNPDVVIDYCNKSLASNADNFNIPFTAGGNSALMNFFGVTRSNLGTYRQTDFLVSLLDGRVFGGVVDPRQPILTSASPDGVYRGVVPTQGDPNNVNGNTKRIPTFWGELPNLVVSGTTPGKYIYRDGAPFPLLTYTEIQFIKAEAAFIKGDKATALAAYQAGIGAAMDYAGVSAADKAKYLTSAAVAQSASALKISDIMLQKYLALVGHGIIETWVDLRRYHYDPNVYIGFTPPNGTQLFPDNNGKVAYRVRPRYNSEYVWNRASLDKYGGNALDYHTVEQWFSQK; from the coding sequence ATGAAACGACTTACCCTACTCGCTCTGCTACTCAGCCTGATAACGATGAGTAGCTGCGAAAAATACCTGGATATTAACCGCGATCCCTCTAACCCTCAGATTGCGGAAGGTTATGTTTTGCTCCCCCCGATGTTTGCCCAGATGGCCTTCGGTGAGCAGTTCGATTCCCGGTTCATTGGCAAATACATTCAGAACTGGAGCGAGGCCACGGCTAACAACAACTGGGACCGAATGGGATATGATGCTGGTTCGGACAATGCCGGGATGATCTGGCGGATGAACTACTGGAACCTGGGTCAGAATATCCAGCTTATGATCGACGACGCGAAAGCCAAGCAAAAGTGGGACTATAGTGGCGTAGCGAAAGCAATCTTTGCCTGGAGCTGGCAGACCACAACTGACTATCACGGCGAAATTGTGCTTAAAGAAGCCTTCGAGCCAAACCGGTATGTGTTCGATTACGACAAGCAGGAGGATGTGTATGCCTATGTCAAGCAACTGGCAAACGATGCCCTGACCGACCTTAACCGTACGGATGGGGCCGTTTCGCAGGCATCGCTGGCTCGTGGTGATCTGGTGTATGGGGGCGACCGCACTAAATGGATCAAGTTTACCTATGGTGTACTGGCCCGCAACGCCCATCACATCAGCAACAAATCCAGCTATAACCCTGATGTAGTCATCGATTACTGCAATAAGTCGTTGGCGAGCAATGCTGATAACTTTAACATTCCGTTTACAGCGGGAGGGAACTCAGCCCTGATGAATTTCTTCGGCGTTACCCGAAGCAACCTCGGTACCTATCGCCAGACGGATTTTCTGGTCAGCCTGCTCGATGGTCGCGTATTTGGCGGTGTTGTTGACCCTCGTCAACCAATTCTCACGTCGGCTTCTCCCGATGGTGTTTATCGGGGTGTGGTACCCACCCAGGGTGATCCCAACAACGTAAATGGCAATACCAAACGGATTCCGACTTTCTGGGGCGAATTACCGAATCTGGTGGTGTCGGGTACCACGCCGGGCAAATACATTTACAGAGATGGCGCTCCGTTCCCACTCCTGACGTACACCGAGATTCAGTTTATTAAAGCCGAGGCTGCCTTCATTAAAGGCGACAAAGCGACTGCATTAGCAGCTTATCAGGCGGGTATTGGGGCAGCCATGGATTACGCGGGTGTGTCGGCAGCCGACAAAGCCAAATACCTGACCAGTGCAGCCGTAGCCCAATCGGCCAGCGCGCTCAAAATCAGCGATATCATGCTACAAAAGTACTTAGCGCTGGTAGGTCATGGTATCATTGAAACCTGGGTCGATCTGCGTCGGTATCATTACGATCCGAACGTATATATTGGCTTTACACCTCCCAATGGTACGCAGCTTTTCCCTGACAACAATGGGAAGGTGGCTTATCGGGTTCGTCCGCGCTATAATTCAGAGTATGTCTGGAACCGGGCCTCGCTGGATAAGTACGGCGGCAATGCACTCGATTATCATACGGTTGAGCAATGGTTCAGTCAGAAATAG
- a CDS encoding DUF4397 domain-containing protein translates to MKQIIKFLFILCLGSFVLACGDKANFLDSVAPATGARVKFYHLAPDLSGVDFYINDQRFSGVNTVPPASAATVTYNNSFPIQDYALVTPGTAKVKVVAPSSTTTTPGATVATTDVSTQADTYYSVFVYGNSPTYSTLTLTDNLTVSDPTKAYIRLLNFVTGTTDANAIYDLVVNGTVVATGITPLKGTAAFVPIPAITYGATAVPVQIRPTGGSTSVVSGTIQPYAGRFYTILARGVFGGTGSQAVGMNISVNR, encoded by the coding sequence ATGAAACAGATCATAAAGTTTTTATTCATTCTCTGCCTGGGCTCGTTCGTGCTAGCCTGTGGAGACAAGGCTAACTTTCTGGATTCCGTTGCGCCCGCAACAGGAGCCCGAGTGAAGTTCTATCACTTAGCTCCTGATTTGTCAGGCGTCGATTTTTATATTAACGACCAGCGGTTTTCGGGTGTAAACACGGTTCCTCCTGCTAGTGCAGCGACTGTTACTTACAACAACTCATTTCCGATTCAGGATTATGCACTGGTAACGCCCGGAACCGCAAAAGTAAAAGTAGTGGCCCCATCCAGTACAACGACTACGCCTGGTGCCACCGTGGCAACAACCGACGTAAGCACCCAGGCCGATACTTACTATTCCGTTTTCGTATATGGGAATTCTCCTACTTACAGCACGCTAACGCTGACCGATAATCTAACGGTTAGCGACCCGACAAAAGCGTATATTAGGCTGTTGAACTTCGTAACGGGAACAACCGACGCTAATGCCATCTACGACTTGGTTGTCAATGGAACCGTAGTAGCTACTGGAATTACTCCGCTAAAAGGAACCGCTGCTTTTGTGCCTATCCCGGCCATTACTTACGGCGCTACAGCCGTTCCGGTGCAAATCAGGCCAACCGGAGGCTCTACCAGCGTAGTCTCAGGCACTATCCAACCTTATGCAGGTCGGTTCTATACAATTCTAGCACGTGGTGTGTTCGGAGGAACTGGCTCCCAGGCAGTGGGGATGAATATTTCGGTGAACCGCTAA
- a CDS encoding thioredoxin family protein: MKKILLLLLVANVALAQKAGIQFRQIPVAAVFQEARRANKPVFIEIFSPTCHVCQSFIPTLEDARVGKFYNSKFISTKLDINQPTTQQFLTSRHLFVPSLPLFLYFDPQQNMVHFAMSNNSTDEVIRHGTNALDPKTRSQTMQSRFQQGERSANFLIDYAMYARITRDTVANMAAMNEYAHQQSSATYANQTNWAALQKLVLDYENPLFQYMLNHLDTYRKAYGAQETQQVAENILMSSLYSGRGAQFPISKILDVKQGLIKIGIDSKVSANRTLLPEVNAYFRARQTAKAVERMDNQVNSNQLTVPEYLYITRLFNRSSPDASDVPTVVKWVNKGLALKPTPKDQADLYYELAEAYRRGGKTADAQKAAQKSMELAQASHIDTRRNVEQMGKLK, encoded by the coding sequence ATGAAAAAAATTCTTCTGCTGCTTCTGGTCGCTAATGTAGCTCTTGCCCAGAAAGCGGGTATTCAGTTTCGGCAAATTCCGGTGGCGGCTGTCTTCCAGGAAGCCCGGCGAGCGAATAAGCCTGTATTCATCGAAATTTTTTCGCCAACCTGTCATGTCTGTCAGAGCTTTATTCCTACGCTGGAAGATGCTCGGGTCGGTAAGTTTTATAACAGCAAGTTTATCAGTACAAAGCTGGATATTAACCAGCCTACAACCCAGCAGTTTCTGACCAGCCGTCATCTGTTTGTGCCTTCGTTACCCCTGTTTCTATATTTCGATCCGCAACAAAATATGGTTCACTTCGCCATGAGTAATAACTCGACGGATGAAGTAATTCGGCATGGGACGAATGCACTGGACCCGAAAACGCGCAGTCAGACGATGCAGTCGCGGTTTCAGCAGGGGGAGCGGTCGGCCAACTTCCTGATCGATTACGCTATGTATGCCCGCATTACACGCGATACAGTGGCGAATATGGCTGCGATGAATGAATATGCTCATCAGCAATCGTCGGCTACCTATGCCAACCAGACGAATTGGGCGGCACTTCAAAAGCTGGTGCTGGACTATGAAAACCCGCTGTTCCAGTATATGCTGAATCACCTCGATACGTACCGAAAAGCATATGGCGCTCAGGAAACTCAGCAGGTGGCCGAAAATATCCTGATGTCGTCGTTATACAGCGGTCGGGGAGCACAGTTTCCAATTTCGAAGATTCTAGACGTAAAACAGGGTTTGATCAAGATCGGTATTGACTCGAAAGTGTCGGCCAATCGGACGCTCCTGCCTGAAGTTAATGCCTATTTTCGGGCCCGGCAGACGGCTAAAGCGGTTGAGCGAATGGATAATCAGGTGAATTCGAACCAGCTAACTGTACCGGAGTATCTGTACATTACCCGATTGTTTAATCGGAGCAGTCCCGATGCCAGCGATGTACCAACCGTTGTGAAATGGGTGAACAAAGGCTTGGCCCTGAAACCCACACCGAAGGATCAGGCTGATCTGTATTATGAACTAGCCGAGGCTTACCGTCGGGGCGGTAAAACTGCCGATGCTCAGAAAGCGGCTCAGAAATCCATGGAACTCGCTCAGGCCAGCCATATCGATACGCGTCGCAATGTTGAGCAGATGGGAAAACTGAAGTAG
- the gldC gene encoding gliding motility protein GldC, translating into MKKSDINFSVELDKENVPEKIYWDATDNPNEGLSDTRAIAIALWDHYHNSTLKIDLWTKDMEVIDMKRFLIEIMSGIADTAINATGDQQMANDIEKTCRVLSKRLEEEIKQQQNQQQ; encoded by the coding sequence ATGAAAAAATCAGATATTAATTTTTCGGTTGAACTCGATAAGGAAAACGTCCCTGAAAAAATCTACTGGGATGCTACCGATAACCCGAATGAAGGGCTCAGCGATACACGGGCTATTGCTATTGCCCTTTGGGATCACTACCACAACAGTACGCTCAAAATTGACCTCTGGACAAAGGATATGGAGGTAATTGATATGAAGCGTTTCCTGATCGAAATCATGAGTGGTATTGCCGACACAGCTATAAATGCAACGGGTGATCAGCAGATGGCGAATGACATTGAGAAAACCTGCCGGGTTCTCAGCAAACGGCTTGAGGAGGAAATTAAACAGCAGCAAAATCAACAGCAGTAG
- a CDS encoding ArsC family reductase, which translates to MYTLYAIPNCDTVKKARTWLANYGIDYQFHDYKKQGIDRTTIERWLQQKPWEELVNRSGLTWKKLTDAEKPTNAEEATALMLDKTSVIRRPLIESDGEIVALGFNEEQYQETFSA; encoded by the coding sequence ATGTATACCCTTTACGCCATCCCAAATTGTGACACAGTGAAAAAAGCTCGTACCTGGCTCGCTAATTACGGTATCGACTACCAATTTCACGACTATAAAAAGCAAGGCATCGATCGAACCACAATCGAGCGCTGGCTTCAGCAAAAGCCCTGGGAAGAGCTGGTAAACCGATCGGGCTTAACCTGGAAAAAACTCACCGACGCCGAAAAGCCCACCAACGCCGAAGAAGCGACCGCTTTGATGCTCGATAAAACATCAGTGATTCGTCGTCCCCTGATCGAGTCTGATGGGGAAATTGTTGCGTTGGGCTTCAACGAAGAGCAGTACCAGGAAACGTTTTCGGCCTGA
- a CDS encoding group III truncated hemoglobin yields MSRKTLDSPEAIKFLVDSFYQKVQVDPLIGPVFTDVAQVDWSKHLPKMYAFWESIILGNNAYDGHPFRPHLIVNQQHTLTIDHFERWLQLFSATLAENFTGETAEQVRQRATQIALVWANKLEYINNDSYMEQ; encoded by the coding sequence ATGTCCAGGAAAACGCTGGATTCGCCGGAAGCCATTAAGTTTCTGGTCGATTCCTTTTATCAGAAAGTACAGGTTGATCCGCTGATCGGCCCTGTTTTTACCGATGTGGCCCAGGTAGACTGGTCGAAGCATTTGCCTAAGATGTACGCCTTCTGGGAGTCGATCATCCTGGGAAACAATGCCTATGATGGACACCCATTCCGACCTCATCTAATTGTCAATCAACAGCATACACTTACCATCGACCACTTCGAACGATGGTTGCAGCTATTTTCGGCAACCTTAGCCGAAAACTTCACTGGCGAAACCGCCGAACAGGTTCGTCAGAGAGCTACCCAGATTGCGTTGGTCTGGGCCAATAAACTGGAGTACATCAACAATGACTCGTATATGGAGCAGTAA
- a CDS encoding DUF4197 domain-containing protein, protein MMNKTIFTAALLAFALSQPSFAQDSTRQQQSSGSGIFGKILKAVTETAPTTSGGLTSTDIASGLKEALRIGVTNGSNQASKLDGYFKNPLLKIAFPPEAQNVATRLRQLGFNKQVDQFELSMNRAAEDAAKKAAPVFVKAITSMSIQDAVGILRGNDDAATQYLRRTSGQQLVTEFTPIVDSTLRKNNATKYYTDLANIYNKIPLVQKVNPNLTEYATNKAVDGLFILVAQEEKKIRENPAARVTDLLKKVFSKQ, encoded by the coding sequence ATGATGAATAAAACCATTTTTACGGCCGCCCTGCTTGCCTTCGCGCTCAGTCAACCAAGCTTTGCTCAAGATTCGACCCGCCAGCAGCAATCCTCCGGGAGCGGCATTTTTGGTAAAATCCTGAAAGCCGTAACCGAAACTGCCCCCACAACATCGGGCGGGCTGACGAGTACCGATATTGCGTCCGGGTTAAAAGAAGCGTTACGGATTGGGGTTACCAATGGATCGAATCAGGCTTCGAAACTGGATGGCTATTTTAAAAACCCATTGTTGAAAATTGCGTTCCCGCCGGAAGCACAAAATGTAGCAACAAGACTGCGCCAGTTGGGCTTTAACAAGCAGGTTGATCAATTTGAGCTATCGATGAACCGGGCTGCCGAGGATGCGGCCAAAAAAGCGGCTCCTGTGTTTGTAAAGGCCATCACATCGATGAGTATTCAGGATGCTGTTGGGATTTTGCGGGGTAATGATGATGCCGCTACCCAGTACCTTCGCCGGACATCGGGACAACAACTCGTAACGGAGTTTACGCCTATTGTCGACAGTACGTTACGGAAAAACAACGCAACCAAATATTATACCGACCTGGCGAATATTTATAACAAGATACCGCTTGTGCAGAAGGTAAATCCGAACCTGACCGAATATGCCACGAATAAAGCTGTTGATGGGCTATTTATTCTGGTTGCTCAGGAAGAAAAGAAGATACGCGAGAACCCGGCTGCACGGGTAACGGACTTATTGAAAAAAGTATTTTCGAAGCAGTAA
- a CDS encoding competence/damage-inducible protein A → MTNTIRAEVITIGDEILFGQIIDTNTAWIGTELTNIGIRTVRKSSVGDQADVILQVLHEAHQRADVIIITGGLGPTKDDITKKTLCTYFGVDMVRNPDALALVTSFFAKRGREMTDLNRAQADLPANAVYIQNDWGTAPGMWFEHEGRVYVSLPGVPFEMKHLMTNRILPKLTTHFQTPIIKHKMIRTVGIGESFLAERIEAWEDALPDHIKLAYLPSFGGVKLRLTATGDNENVLDQELADQVEKVMPLISKHVFGFDNDELEDVVGRLLKEKNLTLGIAESCTGGYVSSQITKVPGSSAYFWGSIVSYSNAVKVASLGVKPETLELFGAVSEETVRQMAEGVRTALGTNVGIATSGIAGPDGGTPDKPVGTIWIACATDTRTVTRLLKLGQYRDQNIQLTSTYLLNMLREEIMN, encoded by the coding sequence ATGACCAACACCATCCGTGCCGAAGTAATTACTATTGGCGACGAAATATTGTTCGGGCAAATTATCGATACGAATACCGCCTGGATTGGCACCGAACTTACCAACATTGGGATTCGAACCGTTCGTAAATCGTCGGTAGGCGATCAGGCCGACGTTATCCTGCAGGTGCTGCACGAAGCCCATCAACGGGCTGATGTCATCATCATTACGGGTGGCCTGGGCCCAACCAAAGACGACATTACCAAGAAAACGCTTTGCACCTATTTTGGCGTCGACATGGTCAGAAATCCCGATGCACTGGCCTTGGTAACCAGCTTTTTTGCCAAGCGAGGCCGGGAAATGACCGACTTAAACCGTGCCCAGGCCGACCTGCCCGCCAATGCCGTTTATATCCAGAACGATTGGGGAACCGCTCCAGGCATGTGGTTTGAACATGAAGGACGGGTGTATGTATCGCTTCCGGGGGTTCCCTTCGAGATGAAGCACCTCATGACGAACCGGATTTTGCCAAAGCTGACCACCCATTTCCAGACCCCGATCATCAAACACAAAATGATTCGGACGGTAGGTATTGGCGAATCGTTTCTGGCGGAACGGATCGAAGCCTGGGAAGACGCCCTACCCGACCATATCAAACTCGCTTACCTACCCAGCTTTGGTGGGGTAAAACTTCGGTTAACAGCAACCGGCGACAATGAGAACGTACTTGATCAGGAATTGGCCGATCAGGTAGAAAAGGTAATGCCTCTTATTAGCAAGCACGTATTTGGCTTCGACAATGACGAACTCGAAGACGTGGTTGGGCGATTACTGAAAGAAAAAAACCTTACACTGGGCATTGCTGAAAGTTGCACAGGTGGTTATGTATCATCACAGATTACCAAAGTGCCAGGGTCGTCGGCTTATTTCTGGGGAAGTATTGTAAGTTATAGCAACGCTGTAAAAGTAGCCTCCCTGGGGGTAAAACCCGAAACGCTGGAACTCTTTGGCGCGGTAAGTGAGGAAACGGTACGCCAAATGGCCGAAGGTGTCCGAACCGCACTCGGCACAAACGTAGGAATTGCCACCAGCGGAATTGCAGGGCCCGACGGAGGTACACCCGATAAACCCGTTGGAACGATCTGGATTGCCTGTGCGACGGACACCCGTACGGTTACGCGGCTGCTCAAACTAGGCCAGTACCGCGACCAGAACATCCAGCTTACCAGCACCTATTTGCTCAACATGCTGCGGGAAGAAATTATGAACTAG
- a CDS encoding dihydrolipoamide acetyltransferase family protein, translated as MALIDMIMPKMGESIMECTVITWLKQPGDRIEADESVLEVATDKVDTEVPAPFAGVLKELLVKDGDVVAIGAPIARIEVAKESAEQATTPSNDQPDDAYETPKGIGDVANPELATSQPEAESHDVTEVARELEASISAMSSRPAVPETGTTSSKHVLPNDGPVFANRFYSPLVLNIAKEESVSRDELDRIPGSGADNRLTKKDILAYVIDRAEGKVHGAWNTEQRGKDLGKFAATGSTPPAPSVQPTAPRSLNGQTDIIQMDRMRKMIAQRMVESKQISPHVSSFVEADMTPVVEWRTKVKDQFKQQTGENLTYTPLLVEAVVKAIKDFPMINISVEGDTILVKKQVNIGMAVALPNGNLIVPVIHNADQYNLVGLTKKVNDLTKRARENKLTADDLAGGTYTISNIGTFGNLMGTPIIVQPQVAIMAFGAIVKKPAVIETPQGDFIGIRQLMFLSHSYDHRVVDGSLGGQFVRRVADYLEQFKPGFS; from the coding sequence ATGGCGCTCATCGACATGATTATGCCCAAAATGGGCGAAAGTATAATGGAATGTACGGTTATTACCTGGTTGAAACAACCGGGCGACCGTATCGAAGCCGACGAGTCAGTACTGGAAGTGGCGACCGATAAAGTTGACACGGAAGTACCAGCTCCGTTTGCGGGCGTTTTGAAAGAACTGTTGGTAAAAGACGGTGATGTAGTTGCGATTGGGGCGCCCATCGCCCGTATTGAAGTCGCAAAGGAATCTGCGGAACAAGCTACCACACCCAGCAACGACCAACCCGACGACGCCTATGAAACGCCCAAAGGGATTGGCGATGTTGCCAATCCTGAATTGGCAACATCGCAGCCCGAAGCCGAAAGCCACGATGTTACCGAAGTAGCTCGTGAACTGGAAGCCAGCATTTCGGCCATGAGTAGCCGTCCGGCTGTACCAGAAACAGGAACAACGTCATCCAAACATGTTCTGCCCAATGATGGTCCTGTTTTCGCCAACCGCTTTTATTCTCCACTGGTCCTGAATATTGCCAAGGAAGAATCCGTTTCACGCGATGAACTGGATCGCATTCCGGGCTCTGGTGCCGACAATCGGCTGACCAAAAAGGACATTCTGGCTTATGTAATTGACCGGGCAGAAGGGAAAGTACATGGGGCATGGAATACGGAGCAAAGGGGTAAAGACCTCGGAAAGTTTGCCGCTACAGGCTCCACGCCCCCAGCACCCAGCGTCCAGCCTACTGCACCGCGCTCACTAAATGGACAAACCGACATCATCCAGATGGATCGGATGCGGAAAATGATTGCCCAGCGCATGGTGGAGTCGAAGCAGATTTCGCCCCACGTCAGTTCGTTTGTAGAGGCCGATATGACCCCTGTTGTCGAATGGCGAACGAAAGTCAAAGACCAGTTCAAACAGCAGACTGGCGAAAACCTGACCTATACACCTCTATTGGTTGAAGCCGTTGTTAAAGCCATCAAAGACTTCCCGATGATCAATATTTCGGTAGAAGGCGATACGATTCTGGTCAAAAAACAGGTCAATATTGGTATGGCAGTGGCTTTGCCCAACGGTAATCTGATTGTCCCCGTTATCCATAATGCTGACCAGTATAATCTGGTAGGGTTGACAAAAAAGGTGAATGATCTGACCAAACGGGCCCGTGAGAATAAATTAACAGCCGACGATTTGGCGGGTGGCACCTACACCATCTCCAATATCGGTACGTTTGGCAACCTCATGGGCACACCGATCATTGTACAGCCCCAGGTTGCGATTATGGCCTTTGGTGCCATTGTCAAAAAACCGGCAGTCATCGAAACGCCACAGGGCGATTTTATTGGTATTCGTCAATTAATGTTCCTTTCCCACTCGTATGACCACCGCGTTGTCGATGGCTCATTAGGCGGTCAATTTGTCCGGCGCGTCGCCGATTATCTTGAACAATTTAAACCGGGATTTAGCTGA
- a CDS encoding 5' nucleotidase, NT5C type produces the protein MKQRIAIDMDDVMADTHAKFVKLYLEGEMPLYTLDELKEKSFHELFDEHEYLALSQRVYEPGFFADIEVMEGAQEVIAELMQKYDVFVASAAQEFPNSLREKWDWLQRHFPAITWHNYIFLGDKSVLNTDYLIDDLPRNLRTFQGEGFLFDALHNREDTQFRRVKSWHDIAKALL, from the coding sequence ATGAAACAACGCATTGCCATCGACATGGATGATGTCATGGCCGACACACACGCTAAATTCGTCAAACTCTATCTGGAGGGCGAAATGCCCCTCTACACCCTCGATGAATTGAAAGAAAAGTCCTTTCACGAGCTGTTCGACGAACATGAATACCTTGCTTTGTCGCAACGGGTGTACGAACCTGGCTTCTTTGCTGACATTGAGGTGATGGAAGGGGCACAGGAAGTCATTGCCGAGCTGATGCAGAAATATGATGTTTTTGTGGCATCGGCCGCTCAGGAATTCCCTAACTCACTTCGCGAAAAATGGGACTGGCTGCAACGGCACTTTCCGGCCATTACCTGGCATAACTATATTTTTCTAGGCGATAAAAGTGTCCTAAATACAGACTATCTGATCGACGATTTACCCCGAAACCTCCGCACGTTTCAGGGAGAGGGCTTTCTTTTCGATGCACTTCATAACCGTGAAGACACTCAGTTTCGGCGGGTTAAATCATGGCATGACATCGCTAAAGCGCTTTTGTAG
- a CDS encoding acyl-CoA desaturase has protein sequence MIVLAAFIGHWYLSLFCQTFFLHRYSAHKMFSMSKFWERFFYTLTYISQGSSYLSPRAYAVLHRMHHAFSDTEKDPHSPHHTKNIFTMMWKTKDIYNAVLHRKYAVERQFDRNYPEWNFIEKLGDSWVSRIGWGVLYSVFYIFAFIYLDMHWAFFFLLPVHFVMGPVHGAIINWSGHKYGYSNFDNHDQSKNSLVLDVVMMGELFQNNHHKRPNAANFGAKWFEFDPTYPLIGILHKLHIVRLRPSAEAKKAQQEVGHDRRVDVQEEVES, from the coding sequence GTGATTGTACTGGCCGCGTTCATTGGGCACTGGTATTTGTCCCTGTTCTGCCAAACATTTTTTTTACACCGCTATTCTGCCCATAAAATGTTCTCAATGAGCAAATTCTGGGAGCGGTTTTTTTACACGCTGACGTATATCTCGCAGGGGTCATCGTACTTGAGCCCACGGGCTTATGCTGTCCTGCATCGAATGCACCACGCGTTCAGTGATACAGAAAAAGATCCTCATTCTCCGCATCATACTAAGAACATCTTCACCATGATGTGGAAAACCAAAGATATTTATAACGCCGTTCTGCACCGTAAATATGCTGTTGAGCGTCAGTTCGACCGTAATTACCCCGAATGGAATTTTATTGAAAAACTGGGTGATTCGTGGGTGTCGCGTATCGGCTGGGGGGTGCTCTACAGCGTATTTTACATTTTTGCCTTCATTTATCTGGATATGCACTGGGCGTTTTTCTTCCTGTTGCCAGTCCATTTTGTAATGGGGCCTGTACATGGAGCTATCATCAACTGGAGTGGTCATAAGTACGGCTATTCGAACTTCGACAACCATGATCAATCGAAAAATTCGCTGGTGTTGGATGTGGTTATGATGGGTGAGCTGTTCCAAAACAACCACCACAAACGGCCTAATGCCGCTAATTTTGGCGCCAAATGGTTTGAATTCGATCCAACCTATCCCCTCATCGGTATTCTGCATAAACTGCACATCGTTCGGTTGCGTCCGTCGGCAGAGGCTAAGAAGGCACAGCAGGAAGTAGGCCATGACCGTCGGGTTGATGTTCAGGAGGAAGTGGAAAGCTAG
- a CDS encoding DUF4159 domain-containing protein: MRKLLLVFTILLSTSFVVQAQYAYKIAKLKYGGGGDWYANKTSLPNLIKFANANLRMNIFPEEDIVEAGSPDIFGYPFVHMTGHGNVTFNDAEVQNLRRYLMSGGFLHIDDNYGLDKFIRREMKKVFPELNFIELPFNHPVYQQKFKFPNGLPKVHEHDGKAPQGFGLIYQGRLVCFYSYECDLGNGWEDQSVYNDPETVRQQALRMGANLLQYATTTN, from the coding sequence ATGAGAAAGCTACTGCTTGTTTTCACCATTCTGCTGTCGACATCTTTTGTTGTGCAGGCGCAATACGCCTACAAAATTGCCAAGTTAAAATATGGGGGTGGGGGCGACTGGTATGCCAATAAAACCTCGTTGCCGAACCTGATCAAGTTTGCCAATGCTAATCTGCGTATGAACATCTTCCCGGAAGAAGACATCGTAGAAGCCGGAAGCCCCGATATTTTTGGGTATCCGTTTGTCCACATGACGGGTCACGGAAACGTTACGTTCAATGATGCCGAAGTGCAGAATCTGCGTCGGTATCTGATGTCGGGCGGCTTTTTGCATATCGACGACAACTATGGACTGGATAAGTTTATCCGCCGGGAAATGAAAAAAGTATTTCCTGAACTGAATTTTATCGAACTGCCATTCAACCACCCTGTCTATCAGCAAAAGTTTAAATTCCCGAATGGACTACCTAAAGTGCATGAGCATGATGGCAAGGCACCCCAAGGTTTTGGATTGATTTACCAAGGACGGCTGGTTTGTTTTTACAGCTACGAGTGCGATTTAGGCAATGGTTGGGAAGATCAGAGCGTATATAATGACCCCGAAACCGTTCGTCAGCAGGCATTGCGAATGGGAGCCAATCTGCTGCAATATGCAACGACAACAAACTAA